From a single Streptomyces sp. NBC_00377 genomic region:
- a CDS encoding zinc-ribbon domain-containing protein: protein MIIFGTKGYLYQLAILTLVCGRCGNPAAHTLRKRVTKFTLFFVPLFPVSTKYATQCTFCGAEQKLTKEQAEQLTAQGGVGGRPYGQPQQQPYQH from the coding sequence GTGATCATCTTCGGCACCAAGGGATACCTCTACCAGCTGGCGATACTGACGCTCGTGTGCGGACGCTGCGGGAACCCCGCCGCGCACACGCTGCGCAAGCGGGTCACGAAGTTCACGCTGTTCTTCGTACCGCTGTTCCCGGTCTCGACGAAGTACGCGACCCAGTGCACGTTCTGCGGCGCGGAGCAGAAGCTGACCAAGGAGCAGGCCGAGCAGCTGACGGCGCAGGGCGGCGTCGGCGGCCGGCCGTACGGGCAGCCGCAGCAGCAGCCGTACCAGCACTGA